A single window of Agromyces aureus DNA harbors:
- a CDS encoding ferritin-like fold-containing protein, translating into MVSWINRRVARPEAPRQRPRVAPTELTRVDFTELVPEPVPFLGQAAYIQLVFFEGLALAVQTAPTLRAKEGLSAAAGVALRKHHALIAELRLQGVEPVDVMAPFAPAAERLESASRGGDWEELLLAIHVTSGMLDGYFSRLSNGLHADLARRVRAILDEAGSATVLERELSVAIAEQPGLADRLALWGRSLVGDTLLIARSALRASDARGLEERVEPIFTELIADHTRRMDALGLTA; encoded by the coding sequence GTGGTGTCCTGGATCAATCGACGCGTAGCCCGCCCCGAGGCGCCGCGGCAGCGACCGCGCGTCGCGCCGACCGAGCTCACGCGGGTCGACTTCACCGAGTTGGTGCCCGAACCGGTGCCGTTCCTCGGCCAGGCCGCGTACATCCAGCTGGTGTTCTTCGAGGGGCTCGCGCTCGCGGTGCAGACCGCGCCGACCCTCCGCGCGAAAGAGGGGCTGAGCGCCGCCGCAGGGGTCGCGCTCCGCAAGCATCACGCCCTCATCGCCGAACTGCGCCTGCAGGGCGTCGAGCCGGTCGACGTCATGGCGCCGTTCGCGCCGGCGGCCGAACGACTCGAGTCGGCCTCGCGCGGGGGCGACTGGGAGGAGCTCCTGCTCGCGATCCACGTGACCTCCGGCATGCTCGACGGGTACTTCTCGCGACTCTCGAACGGCCTGCACGCCGACCTCGCGCGCCGGGTGCGCGCGATCCTCGACGAGGCCGGCTCGGCCACGGTGCTCGAACGCGAGCTCTCCGTCGCGATCGCCGAGCAGCCCGGTCTCGCCGACCGCCTCGCGCTCTGGGGTCGCAGCCTCGTGGGCGACACCCTGCTCATCGCCCGCTCGGCCCTGCGCGCGTCGGACGCCCGCGGTCTCGAGGAGCGCGTCGAGCCGATCTTCACCGAGCTGATCGCCGATCACACGCGCCGCATGGACGCGCTCGGGCTCACGGCCTGA
- a CDS encoding UrvD/REP family ATP-dependent DNA helicase yields the protein MPSPSAPSQPDATLVAPDSARQAATLAEGISEGEHHAVFGAPGSGKTTLAVELVADRVARLGYGVDDVLVLCASRSTATALRDRIAVRLGVTTRGPLARTANSTAFQLVRAYTAAPVTLLTGGEHDRIVADLVEGGIRDGFGPAWPEPLTPEVRVLRGFRTELRDLLMRAVELGIDERELARLGQAAARPEWVAAADFMSEYSDVKDQVRPNQFDSAELGAFAASIVRRSATEPDAAAALGQLAGLRLLVVDDAQETTEASASLIAAFAACGVQIVAIGDPDVASNGFRGGRPELLGSLSSMLDGAPVRRIELPIVHRGRPEIAEVVSGVRAHVGTALGGTHRSARLAGGDDDTVAAPAVDPLAPVLGIEAASGAAEHQAIAALLRERHLLDGVAWSQMAVVLRSGGDVPTVERALALADVPTSGAASGLALRDAPAAAALLTACSFVLGREPLTAELAVTLLTGPIGRLDGIGLRRLRLALRHEELAAGGTRTGDELLVDALSAPGGFATIDAAPGRRAARLASVLDDAVQVGRAGGTIEEVLWSLWEGGGLGTEWGRQAAGTGVLADEADRSLDAAVALFSAATRFVEREPEAPAVRFVDEVLASELPEDSLAPRRTTETVLVTTPQGVVGREFDVVVVAGLQDAVWPNLRPRGTLLHAGLLPRVAQAARAGAPLPGVETPAEVRAAVRDDELRMFVLAVSRARRQVVLACTANDDEQPSVLMGYARERVRARRRPLQLRALVGALRREAVTGDPESAAALALLAEEGVPGANPAEWYGLADLSSEAPLVDLDGDPEASVQVSPSQIDRVEESPLGWFVDHIASPPSGVAASIGTIVHAVVEEVGGRDDGATDVEAIWEAVEERLKGVRFEAGWVAERERRGARRMAEGAAEYLQSFDDDAKVLLGAEGKFTITVDRVRITGTIDRIEASADGTTVIVDIKTGRTPPTYPQTAAHPQLAAYQLAARQQAVPSAGVQGGAKLVYVATPSRGLAYTERAQQPFDDEAETAFRERLAEVGRVMAGSTFEGSTEPGPRSRFGSWQYRVHLVPAVSA from the coding sequence ATGCCAAGCCCCAGCGCCCCGTCGCAGCCCGATGCGACCCTCGTCGCACCCGACTCCGCGAGGCAGGCGGCGACCCTCGCCGAGGGCATCTCCGAGGGTGAGCACCATGCGGTGTTCGGGGCCCCGGGGTCCGGCAAGACGACGCTCGCGGTCGAGCTCGTCGCCGACCGCGTCGCGCGACTCGGGTACGGCGTCGACGACGTGCTCGTGCTCTGCGCGAGCCGGTCGACCGCCACCGCGCTCCGCGACCGCATCGCGGTGCGGCTCGGCGTGACGACCCGCGGTCCGCTCGCGCGCACGGCGAACTCCACGGCCTTCCAGCTCGTGCGCGCCTACACGGCGGCGCCCGTCACGCTGCTCACGGGCGGAGAGCACGACCGCATCGTCGCCGACCTCGTCGAGGGCGGCATCCGCGACGGGTTCGGGCCCGCGTGGCCCGAACCGCTGACGCCCGAGGTGCGCGTGCTCAGGGGGTTCCGCACCGAGTTGCGCGACCTGCTCATGCGTGCGGTCGAGCTCGGCATCGACGAGCGCGAGCTCGCCCGACTCGGCCAGGCGGCGGCCCGGCCCGAGTGGGTGGCGGCTGCCGACTTCATGTCCGAGTACTCCGACGTGAAGGACCAGGTGCGGCCGAACCAGTTCGACTCGGCCGAACTCGGCGCGTTCGCGGCGTCGATCGTGCGTCGCAGCGCCACCGAGCCTGATGCGGCCGCTGCGCTCGGCCAGCTCGCGGGGCTGCGGCTGCTCGTGGTCGACGACGCGCAGGAGACCACCGAGGCGTCGGCCTCGCTCATCGCCGCCTTCGCCGCGTGCGGGGTGCAGATCGTCGCGATCGGCGATCCGGATGTCGCGAGCAACGGGTTCCGCGGCGGCCGGCCCGAGCTGCTCGGCTCACTGAGCTCGATGCTCGACGGTGCGCCCGTTCGACGCATCGAACTCCCGATCGTGCACCGGGGCCGTCCCGAGATCGCCGAGGTCGTCTCGGGCGTGCGCGCCCACGTCGGCACGGCGCTCGGCGGCACCCACCGTTCCGCACGGCTGGCAGGTGGCGACGACGACACCGTGGCCGCGCCCGCGGTCGATCCGCTCGCGCCCGTGCTCGGCATCGAGGCAGCCTCGGGCGCGGCCGAGCACCAGGCGATCGCCGCGCTGCTCCGCGAGCGGCACCTGCTCGACGGCGTGGCCTGGTCGCAGATGGCGGTCGTGCTGCGCTCGGGCGGCGACGTGCCGACCGTCGAGCGCGCGCTCGCGCTCGCCGACGTGCCGACCTCCGGCGCCGCATCGGGGCTGGCCCTGCGCGACGCGCCCGCCGCCGCGGCGCTGCTCACCGCGTGCTCGTTCGTGCTCGGCCGCGAGCCGCTCACCGCCGAGCTCGCGGTCACGCTGCTCACCGGACCGATCGGACGGCTGGACGGCATCGGGCTTCGACGACTGCGCCTCGCGCTCCGGCACGAGGAGCTCGCCGCCGGCGGCACTCGCACGGGCGACGAACTGCTCGTCGACGCGCTCTCAGCGCCCGGGGGGTTCGCGACGATCGACGCGGCGCCCGGCCGCCGCGCGGCGAGGCTCGCATCCGTGCTCGACGACGCGGTGCAGGTGGGCCGCGCCGGCGGCACGATCGAAGAGGTCCTCTGGTCGCTCTGGGAGGGCGGCGGACTCGGCACCGAGTGGGGGCGGCAGGCCGCCGGCACGGGCGTGCTCGCCGACGAGGCCGATCGTTCGCTCGACGCCGCCGTGGCGCTGTTCTCGGCCGCCACCCGGTTCGTCGAGCGCGAGCCCGAGGCTCCCGCCGTGCGATTCGTCGACGAGGTGCTCGCGAGTGAGCTGCCCGAAGACTCGCTCGCGCCCAGGCGGACGACCGAGACCGTGCTCGTGACCACCCCGCAGGGCGTCGTCGGCCGCGAGTTCGACGTGGTCGTCGTGGCCGGGCTCCAAGACGCCGTGTGGCCGAACCTGCGCCCGCGCGGCACCCTCCTGCACGCCGGACTCCTGCCGCGCGTCGCGCAGGCGGCGCGAGCCGGTGCGCCGCTGCCCGGCGTCGAGACGCCGGCCGAGGTGCGGGCCGCCGTGCGCGACGACGAGCTGCGCATGTTCGTGCTCGCCGTCTCGCGGGCCCGACGACAGGTCGTGCTCGCCTGCACCGCGAACGACGACGAGCAGCCGTCGGTGCTCATGGGCTACGCCCGCGAGCGCGTGCGTGCGCGTCGGCGGCCGTTGCAGCTCCGCGCGCTCGTCGGCGCGCTGCGGCGCGAGGCCGTGACGGGCGATCCCGAGTCCGCGGCCGCACTGGCCCTCCTCGCCGAGGAGGGCGTGCCCGGCGCGAATCCGGCCGAGTGGTACGGCCTCGCCGACCTCTCGAGCGAGGCACCGCTCGTCGACCTCGACGGCGACCCCGAGGCATCCGTCCAGGTGTCGCCCTCACAGATCGACCGCGTCGAGGAGTCGCCGCTCGGCTGGTTCGTCGACCACATCGCGTCGCCGCCGTCGGGCGTCGCGGCGTCGATCGGCACGATCGTGCACGCCGTCGTCGAAGAGGTCGGCGGCCGAGACGACGGCGCGACCGATGTCGAGGCGATCTGGGAGGCCGTCGAGGAGCGGCTGAAGGGCGTGCGCTTCGAGGCCGGGTGGGTGGCCGAGCGCGAGCGCCGCGGAGCACGCCGCATGGCCGAGGGCGCCGCCGAGTACCTGCAGTCGTTCGACGACGACGCGAAGGTGCTGCTCGGTGCAGAAGGCAAGTTCACCATCACCGTCGACCGGGTGCGCATCACCGGCACCATCGACCGCATCGAGGCGTCGGCCGACGGCACGACGGTCATCGTCGACATCAAGACCGGCCGCACGCCGCCGACGTATCCGCAGACGGCGGCGCACCCGCAGCTCGCCGCGTACCAGCTCGCGGCCCGACAGCAGGCCGTGCCGTCGGCAGGGGTGCAGGGCGGTGCGAAGCTCGTCTACGTCGCGACGCCGTCGCGCGGGCTCGCCTACACCGAGCGCGCGCAGCAACCGTTCGACGACGAAGCCGAGACCGCGTTCCGCGAGCGGCTCGCCGAGGTCGGCCGCGTGATGGCAGGGTCGACCTTCGAGGGCTCCACCGAGCCCGGGCCCCGATCCAGGTTCGGGTCCTGGCAGTACCGCGTGCACCTCGTGCCGGCGGTTTCCGCGTGA
- a CDS encoding DEAD/DEAH box helicase, giving the protein MTTFAELGVASDIVDALATKGIFDAFPIQEQTIPLALSGQDIIGQAKTGTGKTFGFGLPIIQRLGDDPEPGVKVLVVVPTRELCVQVTEDLELATSNRPTKVVSIYGGKAYEGQIEAIKAGAQIVVGTPGRLLDLASQRLLSLKNVQEVVLDEADKMLDLGFLSDIEKIFAQTPAVRHTMLFSATMPGPIVALARRFMSKPIHIRATDPDEGLTQANIKHLVYRAHSLDKDEVISRILQAEGRGKTVIFTRTKRAAAKLVEELNDRGFNAAAVHGDLNQDQRERAMAAFKAGKKDILIATDVAARGIDVDDVTHVINHTIPDDDKAYLHRAGRTGRAGKTGIAVTFVDWDDLHKWALINRALEFGQPEPVETYSSSPHLFTDLDIPAGTKGRLKPSALAAPPTRSSTAGRTEGGSGSSAGRGEARQGDGERAPRSSRSRQRTRGGRPAGEGASVEAGSPAASDSGDAATATVREPGTGTHDGGGSEHHDGNAAPRRRRRRRGPRPAGSTGAAPQV; this is encoded by the coding sequence TTGACTACTTTCGCAGAACTCGGCGTCGCGTCCGACATCGTCGACGCGCTCGCAACGAAGGGCATCTTCGATGCCTTCCCCATCCAGGAGCAGACCATCCCCCTCGCCCTCTCGGGCCAGGACATCATCGGCCAGGCCAAGACGGGCACCGGCAAGACCTTCGGGTTCGGCCTGCCGATCATCCAGCGCCTCGGCGACGACCCCGAGCCGGGCGTCAAGGTGCTCGTCGTCGTGCCGACCCGCGAACTCTGCGTCCAGGTCACCGAAGACCTCGAGCTGGCGACGTCGAACCGGCCGACCAAGGTCGTGTCGATCTACGGCGGCAAGGCCTACGAGGGCCAGATCGAGGCGATCAAGGCCGGCGCCCAGATCGTCGTCGGCACCCCCGGTCGTCTGCTCGACCTCGCATCGCAGCGACTCCTGTCGCTGAAGAACGTGCAGGAGGTCGTGCTCGACGAGGCCGACAAGATGCTCGACCTCGGCTTCCTCTCCGACATCGAGAAGATCTTCGCGCAGACGCCCGCGGTGCGTCACACCATGCTCTTCTCGGCCACCATGCCCGGCCCGATCGTGGCGCTCGCACGCCGTTTCATGTCGAAGCCGATCCACATCCGTGCGACCGACCCCGACGAGGGCCTCACGCAGGCGAACATCAAGCACCTCGTCTACCGGGCGCACTCGCTCGACAAAGACGAAGTGATCTCGCGCATCCTCCAGGCCGAGGGCCGCGGCAAGACCGTGATCTTCACGCGCACGAAGCGCGCGGCGGCCAAGCTCGTCGAAGAGCTGAACGACCGCGGATTCAACGCCGCTGCCGTGCACGGCGACCTCAATCAAGACCAGCGCGAGCGCGCCATGGCCGCGTTCAAGGCGGGCAAGAAGGACATCCTCATCGCAACGGATGTCGCGGCACGAGGCATCGACGTCGACGACGTCACGCACGTGATCAACCACACCATCCCCGACGACGACAAGGCGTACCTCCACCGCGCGGGGCGCACGGGCCGCGCGGGCAAGACCGGCATCGCCGTCACCTTCGTCGACTGGGACGACCTGCACAAGTGGGCGCTCATCAACCGCGCGCTCGAGTTCGGTCAGCCCGAACCGGTCGAGACCTACTCGTCGAGCCCGCACCTGTTCACCGACCTCGACATCCCCGCCGGCACGAAGGGCCGTCTGAAGCCGTCGGCCTTGGCCGCCCCTCCGACCCGGTCGAGCACCGCCGGTCGCACCGAAGGCGGCTCGGGCAGCTCCGCGGGTCGCGGCGAGGCACGTCAGGGCGATGGCGAGCGCGCGCCGCGCAGCAGCCGTTCGCGTCAGCGCACCCGTGGCGGACGCCCCGCCGGCGAGGGCGCGTCGGTCGAGGCCGGCTCGCCTGCGGCATCCGATTCCGGCGACGCCGCGACGGCGACCGTGCGCGAGCCCGGCACCGGCACGCACGACGGCGGCGGCAGCGAGCACCACGACGGCAATGCGGCTCCGCGCCGTCGTCGCCGTCGTCGCGGACCGCGTCCGGCCGGCTCGACGGGCGCTGCGCCGCAGGTCTGA
- a CDS encoding DUF3107 domain-containing protein: MDVRIGIQNSPRELAFESSQSAEEVQNQVGAALAGDAATLKFVDAKGSVFLVPAAALAYVEIGSEESRRVGFVA; the protein is encoded by the coding sequence GTGGACGTACGGATCGGCATTCAGAACTCCCCCCGCGAACTCGCATTCGAGTCCTCCCAGTCGGCAGAGGAGGTCCAGAACCAGGTCGGCGCAGCACTCGCCGGCGACGCGGCGACGTTGAAGTTCGTCGATGCGAAGGGCAGCGTCTTCCTCGTGCCCGCCGCCGCGCTCGCCTACGTCGAGATCGGCTCAGAGGAGTCGCGCCGCGTCGGATTCGTGGCCTGA